The Juglans microcarpa x Juglans regia isolate MS1-56 chromosome 2D, Jm3101_v1.0, whole genome shotgun sequence DNA window ACAACGACCACCACCACGCTGGTCCACGAACATTTTAAACAGTACAAgacaataaggaaaaaaaaggcaTCCACTCCTCTACTTTGCTTCAAATGCAAATAATTCtgaacgagaaaaaaaaaaatagttataaacaAAGCACTGACCCTCATATATATACTAATGATTACATGAATATATACTTTACATTCTGTTAACGAAGCCCAAACTCTCACCAACccacatatatatactaaattggTTTAATTTATAATCTTTCTTCTAATCCACTGGGACATATCAACACGGAGTCAACGCAAAGACCACCTTTGGTGTGTGTACAATCAATCTGGATCATCGAAAACTTGATCTTTGTGGGCGTGTTAGGGTTCTCGATGACAAAGTCACCCACATGGTAACAGACCCATTTGCCTGGTTCCCGCAAGAAACATTCAGAAAGCGCATGATGATGCTGAGTACCGTTCGATAGTGATGCGGATAACTGGAACCGGACAGGTTTAATGTCCCAACCATGCACTTGATCAAGGTTACAGACCCTTCGACCAAACCGTACTTTCGAGGCTTTGCCTAGCTGAAGCCGGAAGAATAGGCTGTATGTCCCCGGTTGAAATTCGAACTCCAATTCTCCAAGCACTTCAAACCACCACATCTGGTGAAGGTATGCAATTGTTTGAAATCTGCATGCAGTACGTACGTCAAAGAATTATAAACATGGCAGATCAGATCATGTAACTCTTTcagaaatcataaaaatatagaaaaatatccATAGCTTCAGATGAAAGCTAGCTGTTAGAATTAAGCTAGTTagatatcattttaaaaaagattcgAAAAATCAAACATTTTTCCTATCCCCGAAGGAAGAAGGATGTACTTAGTCCATTCATCGCAGAGCACGGCGCGAAAACCTCAggactaatattttaatattaattattaattacaggtaataatgtttttttggGGGTCCATTTATGTATATGCATGGTTGATCAGTTGTCATACTCAACACAACGCATCTAAcaagaaaatgaattgtaaaggGAAATCAAGCACACCTTGTCTACAAGATAAATTAAATCTTCTTAATTGGCAATATGTTTGTAAAAAGTTGAAAGCTGCCCAGCTTGAACGAGTCTCTATGATCAATTATCATTCTAGAGTGCAAGCTAGCTAGCATCTGCACTCTGCAATAGATTCTTATACCATGCATGGTGGTAATTACATTGTTTTCATGATCGTGATCAGGAggtaataaaagtaaattatgtGGTGACAATTGGAGAAGTAAAACtatgttttttctctttccccATCAATGACATGCATATAGAATACTGGTAAGGGCGGCTCGCAGTACTCTAGTTTTCAAAGACATGATTGAAATTCTAGTAGTTAATATGCAATTCTAACTTTTGTTCCTTTTTCAAAATGCATCTATGATATTTAGGAAAAGCTTTCTCGAGGATTGttgctttaatatatatagagtatataattgagtaaatataaatgaaaaatgccAGTACGTAATTTAAAGCTGGATACAATCTCAACATTTGGAATTAAactctatataagagaaaaagagCAGGTCTTTTAAGATCAGAAATTTGCTAAAGCTTTTAGATCGAACTTCTGAACATGAGTTCTAGATCATCATTGTCATCATCTTGAACGCAACAAATCGCGATCGGAGGTTGGAAACAATTTAAACAAGACGTGCCAAAATCAGATATCAAGTACTAAAAGCTtgagtactactactactacttcgAAATCGATCTTCCTACCAGCAAGAAGGGCACATCCACAGCAGCCATTGTATATATATCCAGTACACACAACCTGCAGACGACTTAAATCGAATATATATCTTACCTGGATTCTTCAGTCGCAATGTAGCTCCAGTATCTTCGATCATCTATCCCTGTTATCCTCAATGCCTTCGACGAAATTGACATAAAAACCTTACCACTGCTCTTGTCCAACCAAACTtcctaaagaaaataaacaataaaaattagtatAGATCGAAAAAGATGGTTATTAACTCATTCCTTTTTGAAAAATGCCTCTGAAAAAGCTATTACAATAAATACTTCCTGTAAAGTAGAAAGGAAAGTCTTTTTCATGAGTAGCTAGATTAATGgaagaaatgttttctttttttgtgtgcGCGCGCGTTCATCAG harbors:
- the LOC121248351 gene encoding F-box protein PP2-A13-like, with translation MGASFSGFVADQSSTEVSSPSKPSLGDLPENCISSILMYLDPPEICKLARLNRAFRSASRADFVWESKLPSNYKFLVNKVLHEDTENLAKKDIYARLCRHNHFDHGTTEVWLDKSSGKVFMSISSKALRITGIDDRRYWSYIATEESRFQTIAYLHQMWWFEVLGELEFEFQPGTYSLFFRLQLGKASKVRFGRRVCNLDQVHGWDIKPVRFQLSASLSNGTQHHHALSECFLREPGKWVCYHVGDFVIENPNTPTKIKFSMIQIDCTHTKGGLCVDSVLICPSGLEERL